The Hydra vulgaris chromosome 11, alternate assembly HydraT2T_AEP genome contains a region encoding:
- the LOC136086886 gene encoding ATP-dependent DNA helicase pif1-like codes for MIDFLKQKDEEKTTKEAVKVAKLNAKRELFMPSTQMPEHNNAEQPQQNNNEEQVSLFLLDETSMIPKHALNAIDRLLKDICKNNFPFGGKIILFGGDFRQILPVMKRGQPAEIVESCIKCSLHWQWVQKFALTENMRVQNGKGEFSQWLLKLGNGTITVKEEDPFKGCIEIPNYADQINTDDLNERDSFPVEFLNSLTPSGMPPHCLKLKIGCVIMLLRNLDLKAGLCNGTRMKVCALQNNYIDAAVLTGVSGGKRVFVPRIRLASSDSNLPFVLKRRQFPVRLAYSMTINKSQGQTFDRVGV; via the exons ATGATTGATTTCCTTAAACAAAaagatgaagaaaaaacaacaaaggaAGCCGTGAAAGTTGCTAAACTTAACGCAAAGCGTGAGCTCTTTATGCCAAGTACTCAAATGCCTGAGCATAACAATGCTGAACAACCTCAGCAAAACAATAATGAAGAACAA GTTAGTTTGTTCCTGCTTGATGAAACATCCATGATACCTAAACATGCCTTAAATGCAATTGATAGGTTGTTAAAagatatttgcaaaaacaacttTCCGTTCGGAggaaaaatcattctttttggTGGTGACTTCAGGCAAATTCTGCCTGTTATGAAAAGAGGACAACCAGCTGAAATAGTAGAATCGTGTATAAAATGTTCTTTGCATTGGCAATGGGTGCAGAAGTTTGCGTTAACTGAAAATATGAGAGTGCAAAATGGGAAAGGTGAATTTTCCCAATGGCTACTAAAACTTGGGAATGGAACTATAACTGTCAAAGAGGAGGATCCTTTTAAAGGATGCATTGAAATACCAAATTA tgcTGATCAAATTAATACTGATGACCTTAATGAAAGAGATAGCTTTCCTGTTGAGTTTTTGAACAGCTTAACTCCTTCAGGTATGCCACctcattgtttaaaattgaaaattggttGTGTAATTATGctacttagaaatttagatctCAAAGCTGGGCTATGCAATGGTACTCGAATGAAAGTTTGTGctcttcaaaataattatattgatgCAGCGGTTTTGACAGGTGTTTCCGGTGGTAAACGGGTTTTTGTTCCTCGAATTCGGTTGGCTTCATCGGATTCTAATTTACCTTTTGTTCTGAAACGTCGTCAGTTTCCTGTCAGATTGGCTTATTCAATGACAATtaataaaagtcaaggtcaaacatttgataGAGTTGGGGTATAG
- the LOC136086885 gene encoding uncharacterized protein LOC136086885 yields the protein MRVPSPVTFTASSETYDVAQIFVDSLQDDIKKICDWIKFPKKMIFTNENKHDFNAVISCHICGKDLVKDKVRDHCHITGKYRGAAHQNCNLSYKIPKFFPVLFHNLSGYDSHIFIKKLSGGKLSCIPNNEKNYISFSRKIKVDEYIKEGNKFEVKRELRFLDSYRFMPSSLNALSKNLAKDQCKNMGKLYSEKKLDLLLRKVVYPYNWVDSINRFNETQLPPKESFFSKLNDENISNDDYSHAQNVWNEFHCKTFRDYHDLYNVSDVLLLADVFENFRDVYMNCYKLDPAWYYTSPGLAWDAALKKTKIKLELLSDYNMILMIKKGIRGGISMISNRLGTSNNKYMSDEYDQSKPSTFIQYLDANNLYGWAMSKPLPTHSIKWMDEHEIENWKSISCILEVDLDYPEYLHDEHNDYPLAPERDIKFEERAWLNEYIELNTNFRTKATNDFEKDFFKLMSNSVFGKTMENVENRVDIRLVTNRNEAIKLASKLNFESRTIFDENLIAIFKIKVVFLQRMCILDMSKTLMYEFHYDYIKKKYADRAKLLFTDTDSLAYEIKTEDFYSDISKDIESKFDTSEFNPKHPAINNVGFKVGLNKKVIGMFKDETGGAQIEEFEGLRSKLYSYKAHGKDNKKCKGVKKNVVKKYITHEDYKDCSLNKRDYIRKMNVIRSYSHEIYTEEVNKIALSAEGDKRVILEDGIHTLAYGHYKLKENNL from the exons ATGAGAGTTCC CAGTCCAGTCACATTTACTGCAAGTAGTGAAACATATGATGTTgcacaaatttttgttgatagTTTACAAGATGATATTAAGAAAATTTGTGATTGGattaaatttccaaaaaaaatgatatttactaatgaaaacAAGCATGATTTTAATGCAGTAATATCATGTCACATTTGTGGAAAAGATCTTGTAAAAGATAAAGTACGTGACCATTGCcatattactggaaaatatagaggtgctgctcatcaaaattgtaatttaagttataaaattccaaaattctttccagtactatttcacaatttatctggTTATGATTCTcacatatttataaagaaattatctGGAGGAAAATTGAGTTGCATAccaaacaatgaaaaaaattatattagcttttctagaaaaattaaaGTCGATGAGTATATTAAAGAAGGTAATAAATTTGAAGTTAAACGTGAGCTTCGTTTCTTAGATAGTTATAGATTTATGCCTTCTAGTTTAAATGCTTTATCAAAGAATTTAGCAAAAGACCAGTGTAAAAATATGGGAAAATTATATTCAGagaaaaaattagatttgtTACTCAGAAAAGTTGTATATCCATATAATTGGGTTGATTCTATTAATAGATTTAATGAGACAcaattaccaccaaaagaatcatttttttcaaaattaaacgATGAAAATATAAGTAATGATGATTACTCACATGCACAAAATGTATGGAATGAGTTTCATTGCAAAACATTCAGAGATTATCATGACTTGTACAATGTTTCAGATGTGCTTTTACtagctgatgtctttgaaaattttagagatgttTATATGAATTGTTataaattagatcctgcttggtatTATACATCGccaggattagcttgggatgccgcattgaagaaaacaaaaataaaattagaattgcTAAGTGATTACAATATGATACTAATGATAAAGAAAGGtataagaggtggaattagtatgATATCAAATAGATTAGGAACTTCTAATAATAAGTACATGAGTGATGAGTATGATCAAAGCAAACCATCAACATTCATCCAATATTTAGATGCTAATAATTTATATGGATGGGCAATGAGTAAACCACTTCCAACACATAGTATTAAATGGATGGACGAACATGAAATAGAAAACTGGAAATCAATTTCATGCATACTAGAGGTAGATTTAGATTACCCTGAATATCTACATGATGAACATAACGATTATCCACTTGCACCTGAAAG agacataaagtttgaagaaagaGCATGGCTCAATGAATACATTGAACTAAATACAAACTTTAGAACTAAAGCAAcgaatgattttgaaaaagacttttttaaactcatgagCAATTCAGTATTTGGAAAAACAATGGAGAATgttgaaaacagagttgataTTAGATTAGTAACAAACAGAAATGAAGCTATTAAACTGGCATCAAAACTAAACTTTGAAAGTAGAacaatatttgatgaaaacttaATAGCAATATTCAAGATCAAAGTTGTATTCTTACAAA GAATGTGTATATTAGATATGAGCAAAACTCTAATGtatgaatttcattatgattacataaagaaaaaatatgctGATCGAGCAAAGCTATTATTCACAGATACAGATTCTTTAGCATACGAAATTAAAACAGAAGACTTTTATTCCGATATTTCTAAAGATATTGAAAgcaaatttgatacaagtgagTTTAACCCAAAGCACCCAGCAATTAATAATGTAGGATTTAAAGTTGGTCTTAATAAGAAAGTAataggaatgtttaaagatgagaCTGGAGGAGCACAAATTGAAGAATTTGAAGGACTCAGATCAAAGTTGTATTCTTACAAAGCACACggaaaagataacaaaaaatgtaaaggagtaaagaaaaatgttgttaaaaagtatattacaCATGAAGATTACAAAGATTGTTCATTAAATAAAAGAGATTATATTAGGAAAATGAATGTAATAAGATCATATTCACATGAAATTTACACAGAAGAAGtcaataaaatagcattaagtGCAGAAGGCgataaaagagttattttagaaGATGGCATACACACATTAGCATATGGACACtacaaactaaaagaaaataatttatag